ACTGCCGATCGTGTGTTCCCAGAAATGCGGCAGTTCCGTCGCCAGTCCGTTCAGGTCACATGAAAATGTCGCCGTCATGTAAGCCGCTCCTATCCGCCACACGACGCGCGTTGGCGATGATTGTCAGTGTGGGATTGACCACCGCGATCGAGGGAAGAAGCTCGCATCGCCGACCGCCGTCCATTCCGATCAGCCGTTGGTCGAAAAGCCAGGAAAGAGCGTCATGCCGCCATCGACGAAAAGCGTGGTACCGACAACGTAGTCGGAATCGTCGGACGCCAGCCAGACGGCTGCCCGCGCGATGTCTTCCGGCAGGCCGATCCGCCCATACGGAATCAGCGTCAGCAGGCCCTTGAGCGCTTCGGGCGTATCCCAGGCGGAGGTATTGATGGGCGTGCGTATCGCACCGGGCGCGATGGCGTTGACGCGGATGCGTCTGGGGGCCAGCTCCTGCGCCATGCTTTCCATGAGCAGCTTGATGCCGCCCTTGGAGGTGGCGTAGTTCGCATGGCCTGCCCACGGGATTTCCTGGTGCACCGAACTCATGCAGATGATCTTGCCGGCCGCGCACGAGACGGACGGCACCACGCCGCGCCGCAGGAACTCGCGTGTCGCAGCCTGGGCGCAAAGGAACTGGCCGGTCAGATTGACGCCGAGAACGTTAGTCCAGGTCGCCAAAGGCATGTCAGCAAACGCCGAGTCGCGTTGCAGGCCGGCATTGGCGACAAGGATGTCGATGGTGCCGAACTCGCGCATCGTGCGCTCGAACATGTCTCGAACCTGGTCTTCCATCGAGACATCGGCCATGTGGGCGATCGCCTTGCTGCCGGCCCGATGGATCTGGTCCACGACGGCGTTCGCGGCGTTCTCGTTTTCGACATAGTTCACCACCACGTCGGCGCCCGCCCGGCCAAGCGCAACGGCAACGCTCTCGCCGATGCCTGAATTAGCCCCCGTTACGATGGCTTTCTGCCGCGCCAGAGGCTTGTGATCGGACATGGAGAACTCATTCGAAAAGAAGCTCGCCTGGAACTAAAATTATCGCCACTGCCAGGTCAGCCGGCTCCCATGAAACGCAACCGCGGACCAAAAGGTCCGGCTGGCGCCATTACAATGCGGTAACGCGCAGGAACATGAATGTGATCGCGGCTTGCGAACCAATCCAACGCTCCAATGTAAGACTGAGTCGGGAGCGCGCCGAGCGCGCACTTCAGCCGGAGCCCGAAGAAAGCATCCGACGCCCGCTATCCTCGCCACGTTCCCTGTGCGCTGCCTGTTGGGCGTGTTGTTTCTGTCTTTCAGCGCGCCGGACAAGGTGCTGAAGTTCAAGCGGGCGATCGATCAGACGGCGAAACTTGTCTTGGCATCGACCATTCGGCGACCGCCGTTTCCAGCAGCGCCGGGAGCGTCACGCTCTACGAGAACCTCGGCCTGTCGTGCCAGCCCGTTCCTTCAGCCTGGGCGCCACCCCGTTTGCTCGGTGTGAACCGTCCTTCTCATCCTCAACCCTCCTGTAGCTCCCGCAAAGCTCTCCGTCTTTTCGATCCAGCGAAGACCGCTCGGACCCAAAGCCGCCTCGTGAGGCAATCTTCCTGGCCGCACAACCGCGTCTTGTGGTATGAACAAGAACATCATCGGTTTCCAATCTGACAGTCGGACAAAGGGAGTTGAATGATGTCCATCAAAAGCAAAGTTTCTCGCCGCCGGTTCCTCGGCGGCAGCGCCGTCGCCTTGGCGGCCGGCACGTTGGGGATACCGTTCGTGCGAACGGCACGCGCGCAGGTGGCGACCTTCAAGGCCGGTGTCATCACCTCGCTGTCGGGCGAGAACATACTCGGTGGCAACCTGACCAAGCGCGGTTACGATCTCTGGGCAGAGGCCATAAACGCCAAGGGCGGCGTCGAGGTCGCCGGCCAGCGTTTCAAGGTCGACATGTTCTACGGTGACGACCAGAGCAACCCGGCGACGGGAGCCGATGCCGCCGAGCGCCTGATCGTGCAGAACGAGGTTGATGTGCTGTTCGGCCCCTACACCAGCGGCTCGACCATCGCCGTGCAGCCGATCTGCCAGAAGTACCAGGTGCCAATGATTTCCGGCTCCGCGGAATCGCCAAACGTCTGGAAGGCCAAGCCGGAATTCAACTTCGGCATCATCCCGGCCGTCGACACCACCGCAGGCAAGTCGCTGGCCGTACTGGCGAAACTGTCCAACCCAGCGGCCAAGACGATTGCAGTGATTGGTGTCAACGAGCCCTTCTCGAAGGAAACCGGCGAAGGTTTTCGCGACGGGGCCAAGGAAGCCGGACTGGAACTCGTCGCCTACGAATTGGTACCGGCCTCGGGCGACCTGACCCCGGTCATCTCCAAGATCGCAGCGCTCAACCCCGACATCGTCGCCGTCGGCGGCCATGAGGAGCCGCTGATCAACGTCGTCAAGACCTCGAAGTCGCTCAACTTCCGGCCCAAGGCGCTGATAATGCACTATGGCGTCACCGACCCGGCCTTTGCCCAGGCGCTTGCCGCTGACGCCGACGGCACCTGCGGCGTCTCCGTGTGGCTGCCATCGGTGCCGTACAAGGACGACGTCTTCGGCACCGCAAGGCAGTTTGCCGAGATGGCGCAAAAGAAGTCTGGACACGAGCCCGACTATACCGAAGCGGCCTGCGCGGCCAGCGGACTCGTTTTCGGCGATGCCGTCAAGCGGCTTGGCAAGAAGCCGGCGCTCACGCCCGAAGACAGGGTGGCTCTGAAGGACGCGATAGCCGCCACCGACATCCAGACCTTCTATGGGCCGATCAAGTTCGAGAAGGAAGGCAACCACTACCACGACAACGTCCAGCCGGTGCCGGTGCTGATCCAGATTCAGGGTGGCAAGACCGTGGCGGTGGGGCCGAAGGAAGCCGCGGCAGCAGACCTCACCTACCCGCTGCCGGCCTGGAAATAGGCGGTTTTGGACAGGGTGTGGGCGGCCTCGTCGCCATCACTCTGCCAGGCGGAACCACGGTTGCGCGTGCGCGGAAAATGACGGACCATGCCGTTGAGCGCGCTCGCCTCGCCATGGCATTCCCGCTCTTTCGCTTGCCTACTGAGGGACGGTTTGCACCTTGGATCTTTTCCTACAGACCTTGCTGAACGGCCTTCTGATCGGCGGCGTCATCGCCACCTTTACGATCGGATTCCAGCTCGCTTTCGGCGTGCTGCACGTCATCGATTTCGCCGTGGGCGGCTGGGTCGTACTGGGTGGCTATCTCGGCTACTACATGGCCGCTGGACTGGGCGTCGACGGATTCCTTGCGATCCCGGTCGCCTTCGTGCTGTTCGGCGCCATCGGCTATCTGATCGGGCCGATCCTCTACAATGTCCGCAACAGCCGCACGGCGCGGCCGGAATTGATGGCGCTGGCGCTGACCTTCGGATTGTTCACGCTGCTGCGCGGCGGCATGCTGACCGCGTGGGGCTTCAATACCCACAGCGTTCCGACGGCCTTGAGCGGCGAGAGCCTCGCCGTCGGCCCGTTGACGGTGCCGCTGATCCGCGTGGCGGCGGCGGTGTTCGCGGTCGCCATCGCCAGCGGACTGTTCATATTCCTCTACCGCACCCGCTATGGATTGGCGATCCGAGCGACGGCCGAAAACCGGCAGAACGCGGCGCTGATGGGCGTCGACATCCGCCGCCTAAGCGCCAATGTTTACGGACTCTATGCAGGCATCACTGCCATGGCCGGTGTGTTGATGGGTGCAATTTTTTCAGTCAATCCGGAGGTCGGCCTGCGCTATACGCTGTTCGCATTCTTCGTGGCTGTGCTTGCCGGCTTAGGCTCCGTCGGCGGTGCCCTTGTCGCCGCGCTGCTGCTCGGCGTCATCGAAGCCTTCGTTGCGACCTATGTCGGGTCGAGCTATTCACTGTTGGCGATATTCGCCACGCTGTTCCTCGTCCTGCTCGTATCCCCGCGCGGGATCCTGCGGCACGGCTTGTGAGACCGGACATGAACCCACGCTGGGCCGGCGTCCTCCTGCTGATCGCGGTGATCGGCGTGTTGGCGCTGCTGCCGATGCTGGTCAACAACTATTGGCTGCGTATCGCCACCGGCGCACTGATGTGGGCGGGGCTGGCCTGCTCTTGGAACATACTTGGCGGCTATGCCGGCTACATCAATTTCGGCCATTCGGCCTTTTTCGGGCTCGGCGCCTACGTCACCGCGCTGCTGATGGGCGACAAGCTCGCCTGGCCCTTCTTCGCCACCGTCCCCGCCGGTATGGTTGTGACAGCGCTGTTTGCCATCATAATCGGAGCGCCGACGCTGCGCCTGCGTGGCGCTTATTTCGCCATAGCCACCTGGGCCTTCGCCGAGGTGCTTATCCAGTTCGCCTCGGTGATGGACTTCACCGGCGGCATCGGCGGAATTGGACTGCCGCCGTTTCTCGATGAGCGCTTCTTCTACTTCGCCATGTTCGCCGCAGCGGCGCTGACCTACCTAATCACCTGGGCGCTGTTCGAGCGCTCACGTTTTGGGCTGAAGGTCAAGGCGCTGCGCGACCACGAACTGGCGGCCGAGGCAATGGGCATCAACACTTCGCTGGTCAAGCTGCAGACCTTTGTGCTCAGCGCCGTCACCGCCTCCGTGTTCGGCGCGATCTTCGCCTACTGGGTCACCTTTATCAATCCGAAGAGCGTCTTCGGCGGCGACATCACCGACCAGATGGTGGTCATGGTGCTGCTGGGCGGGCTGGGCAGCCTGTGGGGGCCGGCACTGGGCGGCGTGGGGCTGTTCGTCGTCAACCGGCTGATCTGGATGTATTGGGGCGACACCGCCTTCTATATCGCCATATTGGGCGCGGCCATCGTGCTGGTGGTGCTGTTCATGCCGAACGGCATCGCCGGCCTGTTTTCGAAGCGCGCCGGCAACTCCGGCGCCGTGCTGGAAAAGGCGGTCGACAAGCTTGTCGGCGGTGACCAGGGAGAGCCCAATTGAGCGTGGCCGACGACCGAACGGCTGGCGGCGGCGACCCTATCCTCGTCGTGCGCGAACTTTACCGCCATTTCGGCGGCATCAAAGCCGTCAACGGTGTCTCCCTGGACGTCGCTCGGCACGAGATCGCCGGCCTGATCGGGCCTAATGGGTCGGGCAAGTCGACACTGTTCAGCCTGGTATCGGGCGCGGTCACCCCTGATCGCGGCCAGATCCGCTTCGACGGTCACGAGATCGGCGGCCGAAAGACTCACGTTATCGCGCGGCTGGGGCTTGCCCGCACCTTCCAGATTCCGGCCATGTTCGACAATATGACCGTCATAGAAAACCTACTGGCAGCAGCGGCCGAGGGCCATTGGCAGGGCGCGCGTGAACGGGCGGCCGAAACACTGGCGCTGCTGAAGCTGGACCATGTCGCCGACAATCGCGCCTCCGACGTTTCGGGCGGCCAGCAGAAACTGCTGGAGTTCGGGCGCGTCATCATGCGCCAGGCCTCGCTCATTCTGCTCGACGAGGTGACGGCGGGCGTGCATCCAAATATCCGGAACATTATCGTCGAGGCCATCGCGCGGCTGCGCAAGCGCGGCGTCACCTTCCTGATCATCGAGCACGACATGGAGATTGTGCGCAATGTGTGCGACCGCATCATCGTGATGGACGCAGGCCGTGTCGTGGCTAGCGGCTCGTTCGACGACATTGTTCGCGACTCGGAAGTCATGCAGACCTATCTGGGGCGGCCGCAATGAGCGCCACGCTCACGGCAGAAAACATCGTCACCGGCTATGGCAAGCAGGAGATCGTCCACGGTGTCTCGCTTAATGCGGAGGCTGGCAAGATCACCTGCATCTTCGGACCGAACGGGTGTGGCAAGTCGACCTTGCTCAAGGCCATTGCCGGCGCGCTGCCGGTGTGGAGCGGCAGGGCGAGCCTGGGCGATACAACGCTCTCCAACCTTGCCGTTCATGAGATAGTGCGCGAAGGGCTCGTGCTGATGCCCCAGGGCGGCGGCGTGTTCCCACGCCTGACGGTGATGGAAAATTTGCGTATGGGTGGCTACGCCATCGCGGACCGCCGGTTAGTCGAGCAGCGCATCGAGGCGCTGATCGAGCAATATCCCTCTTTGGCGCGGCGGCGGCGCACCGCGGCCGGTTCGCTTTCAGGCGGCGAGCAGGCAATGCTTGCGCTGGCGCGAGCGCTGGTCTCGCAACCTCGCTTCATTCTACTCGACGAACCTTCCGCTGGATTATCGCCGGCCATGGTCATTGAGACGCTCGAACGCGTTACCACCCTCACCTCGCGTGGCATCGGCATCGTGATGGTGGAGCAGAACATCCGCGAGGCCATGCCCATTGCAGACAAACTTTACATCTTGGCGGCCGGCGAAAGGCGCTTCGAGGGAAGGCCTCAGGACGTGCACGACGACCGGCAGATCATGGACATCTATATGGGCGGAGCGTGAGATTTGCAGTTCTGCTCTTGCGGTCGGGGATTGCTATTTCCTGACCTGCCACTGCACTGTGATCCAGTGGCGATTAGAGCCTTTGGCCCTTTCTGTTACCCCTCGCGGAACCGGTTGCTCAATCCGCGCCACACCCGCTGAAGAAGCGGCCAATCGAATGAGATGGAGAAGCAGGAGCCGTAGCGCGCCGAACTGATCGATCAGATGCCCGCAGACCAGCAAAAAAAGATGATGGTTATGGACGTTGCCGGATATCCAACTGATCTGCCACTGGACGACTGCGGTGGGACTGCAATCCGATCGTCAGCTTCCAGGCAAGGAGTTGCTGAGCAGCCATTCACCTCCCGTTGATTGCCGACGTAGTTGACCGGGCTGTTTGCGGGGCCTCAATCCTATGAGGGCGCCGTTTGCGCCATGTCGTCAGCTCCGGCTATTGGCGACGGAGCCTACCGCGACTTCACATAATCGAGACTAGCTTGGAATAGTTTGGCGGCAGGCTCGGTATATGCAGCATCGAGGTGAAGTTTGTCCGCTCTTGCCGTTTTGGGAAATTTCCGGATGCTCAAGCACGTCGTCTCAGGCGCC
The window above is part of the Mesorhizobium sp. B2-1-1 genome. Proteins encoded here:
- a CDS encoding SDR family oxidoreductase, which codes for MSDHKPLARQKAIVTGANSGIGESVAVALGRAGADVVVNYVENENAANAVVDQIHRAGSKAIAHMADVSMEDQVRDMFERTMREFGTIDILVANAGLQRDSAFADMPLATWTNVLGVNLTGQFLCAQAATREFLRRGVVPSVSCAAGKIICMSSVHQEIPWAGHANYATSKGGIKLLMESMAQELAPRRIRVNAIAPGAIRTPINTSAWDTPEALKGLLTLIPYGRIGLPEDIARAAVWLASDDSDYVVGTTLFVDGGMTLFPGFSTNG
- a CDS encoding ABC transporter substrate-binding protein, with the protein product MMSIKSKVSRRRFLGGSAVALAAGTLGIPFVRTARAQVATFKAGVITSLSGENILGGNLTKRGYDLWAEAINAKGGVEVAGQRFKVDMFYGDDQSNPATGADAAERLIVQNEVDVLFGPYTSGSTIAVQPICQKYQVPMISGSAESPNVWKAKPEFNFGIIPAVDTTAGKSLAVLAKLSNPAAKTIAVIGVNEPFSKETGEGFRDGAKEAGLELVAYELVPASGDLTPVISKIAALNPDIVAVGGHEEPLINVVKTSKSLNFRPKALIMHYGVTDPAFAQALAADADGTCGVSVWLPSVPYKDDVFGTARQFAEMAQKKSGHEPDYTEAACAASGLVFGDAVKRLGKKPALTPEDRVALKDAIAATDIQTFYGPIKFEKEGNHYHDNVQPVPVLIQIQGGKTVAVGPKEAAAADLTYPLPAWK
- a CDS encoding branched-chain amino acid ABC transporter permease produces the protein MDLFLQTLLNGLLIGGVIATFTIGFQLAFGVLHVIDFAVGGWVVLGGYLGYYMAAGLGVDGFLAIPVAFVLFGAIGYLIGPILYNVRNSRTARPELMALALTFGLFTLLRGGMLTAWGFNTHSVPTALSGESLAVGPLTVPLIRVAAAVFAVAIASGLFIFLYRTRYGLAIRATAENRQNAALMGVDIRRLSANVYGLYAGITAMAGVLMGAIFSVNPEVGLRYTLFAFFVAVLAGLGSVGGALVAALLLGVIEAFVATYVGSSYSLLAIFATLFLVLLVSPRGILRHGL
- a CDS encoding branched-chain amino acid ABC transporter permease, which codes for MNPRWAGVLLLIAVIGVLALLPMLVNNYWLRIATGALMWAGLACSWNILGGYAGYINFGHSAFFGLGAYVTALLMGDKLAWPFFATVPAGMVVTALFAIIIGAPTLRLRGAYFAIATWAFAEVLIQFASVMDFTGGIGGIGLPPFLDERFFYFAMFAAAALTYLITWALFERSRFGLKVKALRDHELAAEAMGINTSLVKLQTFVLSAVTASVFGAIFAYWVTFINPKSVFGGDITDQMVVMVLLGGLGSLWGPALGGVGLFVVNRLIWMYWGDTAFYIAILGAAIVLVVLFMPNGIAGLFSKRAGNSGAVLEKAVDKLVGGDQGEPN
- a CDS encoding ABC transporter ATP-binding protein, with translation MADDRTAGGGDPILVVRELYRHFGGIKAVNGVSLDVARHEIAGLIGPNGSGKSTLFSLVSGAVTPDRGQIRFDGHEIGGRKTHVIARLGLARTFQIPAMFDNMTVIENLLAAAAEGHWQGARERAAETLALLKLDHVADNRASDVSGGQQKLLEFGRVIMRQASLILLDEVTAGVHPNIRNIIVEAIARLRKRGVTFLIIEHDMEIVRNVCDRIIVMDAGRVVASGSFDDIVRDSEVMQTYLGRPQ
- a CDS encoding ABC transporter ATP-binding protein, whose translation is MSATLTAENIVTGYGKQEIVHGVSLNAEAGKITCIFGPNGCGKSTLLKAIAGALPVWSGRASLGDTTLSNLAVHEIVREGLVLMPQGGGVFPRLTVMENLRMGGYAIADRRLVEQRIEALIEQYPSLARRRRTAAGSLSGGEQAMLALARALVSQPRFILLDEPSAGLSPAMVIETLERVTTLTSRGIGIVMVEQNIREAMPIADKLYILAAGERRFEGRPQDVHDDRQIMDIYMGGA